Proteins encoded within one genomic window of Oncorhynchus nerka isolate Pitt River linkage group LG9b, Oner_Uvic_2.0, whole genome shotgun sequence:
- the ephb3a gene encoding ephrin type-B receptor 3 isoform X3: MTMDYLLWICSFVLPVVLAVEETLMDSKWATTELAWTTFPESGWEEVSGYDDSMSPIRTYQVCNVREPNQNNWLRTDFIPRKGVLRVYVELKFSVRDCASIPNIPGSCKETFNLFYYESDGDTATESSPLWRETPYVKVDTIAPDESFSLLEAGRINTKVRSFGPISKAGFYLAFQDLGACMSLISVRVFFKKCSTTIANFAVFPETATGAEATSLVIAPGACVSNAQELSVPLKLYCNGDGEWMVPVGSCTCMPGFEPAMADTQCQACAPGSFKYKQGEGSCYPCPPNSRTSSRGASICLCQNGFYRADSDPPDSACTTVPSPPQNVISTVNETSIALEWEEPLDVGGRDDVIYNVVCKKCQRDQSPCSRCDDNMDMSPRRLGLTQKKVVVRNLQAHTRYSFEVQAVNGVSGKSPGAPRYATVNITTNQAAPSAIPTVHLMKSTSDTLSLSWLPPEKPNGVILDYEIKYYERGQAMSHTVTAQHSSTRVEGLRAATPYVVQVRARTVAGYGHYSIPMDFSTSIHSDPQKSVQDQLPLIVGSASAGLVVIVAIVVMAIVCSRKQHSGSELEYTEKLQQYVSPGVKVYIDPFTYEDPNEAIHEFAKEIDISCVKIEEVIGAVPAFSSTQPLPSISEHHPVPVFSSTQPLPSISEHHPVPAFSSTQPLPSISEHHPVPAFSSTQPLPSISEHHPVPAFSSTQPLPSISEHHPVPAFSSTQPLPSISEHHPVLISICHIFFDCAVMLHKSSEL, translated from the exons AAACACTAATGGACAGCAAGTGGGCGACCACAGAACTGGCCTGGACCACATTTCCAGAGAGTGGG TGGGAGGAGGTGAGCGGCTATGACGATTCAATGAGTCCTATCAGGACATACCAGGTGTGTAATGTGCGCGAACCCAACCAGAACAATTGGCTGAGGACGGACTTCATCCCCCGTAAAGGTGTGCTGCGCGTCTACGTGGAGCTCAAGTTCTCCGTCCGCGACTGCGCCAGTATTCCCAACATCCCCGGCTCCTGCAAGGAGACCTTTAACCTCTTCTACTACGAGTCTGATGGCGATACCGCTACGGAAAGTAGTCCCTTGTGGAGGGAGACCCCTTATGTCAAAGTTGACACCATTGCCCCTGATGAGAGTTTTTCCTTGCTCGAGGCAGGCAGGATCAACACCAAAGTGAGAAGCTTTGGCCCTATTTCCAAGGCCGGCTTCTACCTGGCCTTTCAGGACCTGGGGGCTTGTATGTCCTTGATATCCGTGCGGGTTTTCTTCAAGAAGTGCTCGACGACCATCGCAAACTTCGCCGTCTTCCCCGAGACGGCCACAGGGGCCGAGGCCACCTCCTTGGTCATCGCCCCGGGGGCGTGTGTGTCTAACGCGCAGGAGTTGTCCGTCCCTCTTAAGCTATACTGCAACGGGGATGGGGAGTGGATGGTTCCCGTGGGGTCTTGTACCTGCATGCCGGGGTTTGAGCCTGCTATGGCCGACACACAGTGCCAGG CGTGCGCCCCTGGGTCATTCAAGTACAAGCAGGGGGAGGGCTCGTGTTACCCCTGCCCCCCCAACAGTCGCACGAGCTCCAGGGGTGCCAGCATCTGCCTATGCCAGAATGGCTTCTACCGTGCCGACAGTGACCCTCCGGACTCAGCCTGCACCA CCGTGCCCTCGCCACCTCAGAACGTCATCTCCACGGTGAACGAGACCTCGATCGCCCTGGAGTGGGAGGAGCCGCTGGACGTCGGCGGGCGGGACGACGTCATCTACAACGTGGTGTGTAAGAAGTGTCAGCGCGACCAGAGCCCGTGCTCGCGCTGCGACGACAACATGGACATGTCGCCGCGCCGACTCGGCCTGACCCAGAAGAAGGTGGTGGTGAGGAACCTGCAGGCGCACACCCGCTACAGCTTTGAGGTCCAGGCGGTCAATGGCGTCTCTGGGAAGAGCCCCGGCGCACCGCGATACGCCACCGTCAACATCACCACCAACCAGGCCG CACCGTCAGCAATACCCACAGTGCACCTGATGAAGTCAACGTCAGACACCCTCAGCCTGTCCTGGCTTCCCCCAGAGAAACCCAACGGGGTCATCCTGGATTACGAGATAAAGTACTACGAAAGG GGCCAGGCCATGTCACACACGGTGACGGCCCAGCACAGCTCAACCCGTGTGGAGGGACTGAGGGCTGCCACTCCCTACGTTGTCCAGGTCCGGGCTCGCACTGTGGCTGGCTACGGACACTACAGTATCCCTATGGACTTCAGCACCTCCATACACA GTGACCCTCAGAAATCGGTGCAGGACCAGCTGCCGCTCATCGTGGGCTCGGCGTCGGCCGGTCTAGTGGTTATTGTTGCCATTGTGGTCATGGCCATAGTTTGCTCTAG GAAGCAACACAGCGGTTCGGAGCTGGAGTACACAGAGAAGCTGCAGCAGTACG TTTCCCCGGGGGTGAAAGTATACATTGACCCGTTCACTTACGAGGACCCCAACGAGGCCATCCACGAGTTTGCCAAGGAGATAGACATCTCGTGTGTGAAGATCGAGGAGGTCATTGGTGCAG tcccagccttcagctccactcaacccctcccatctatctctgaacaccatccagtcccagtcttcagctccactcaacccctcccatctatctctgaacaccatccagtcccagccttcagctccactcaacccctcccatctatctctgaacaccatccagtcccagccttcagctccactcaacccctcccatctatctctgaacaccatccagtcccagccttcagctccactcaacccctcccatctatctctgaacaccatccagtcccagccttcagctccactcaacccctcccatctatctctgaacaccatccagttttgatttctatttgccacaTATTTTtcgactgtgctgtgatgcttcacaaaagttctgaacttTAG